Proteins encoded within one genomic window of Trichoderma asperellum chromosome 2, complete sequence:
- a CDS encoding uncharacterized protein (TransMembrane:1 (o12-30i)), translating into MENGFEWIRHWVFAANFMAVEDFFFFFFFLNEHFRNGEQHYSSKGDLYCGGTEMGKRRGEINKRNFNAVGSKDWKKQCTALGSWLQLLCTRLLVFDDEAGIGWTKQRTD; encoded by the coding sequence ATGGAGAATGGATTCGAATGGATTCGGCATTGGGTTTTTGCGGCAAATTTCATGGCTGTTGaagatttctttttctttttcttttttctcaatGAACATTTTCGAAATGGAGAACAACACTATTCTTCTAAGGGTGACTTATATTGTGGTGGAACTGAGATGGGCAAAAGGCGAGGTGAAATAAATAAGCGCAACTTTAATGCTGTTGGATCGAAAGACTGGAAAAAACAATGTACAGCTCTTGGCTCTTGGCTCCAACTTCTTTGTACAAGACTTTTGGTGTTTGACGATGAGGCTGGAATTGGTTGGACAAAACAAAGGACTGACTGA